One genomic segment of Bombina bombina isolate aBomBom1 chromosome 4, aBomBom1.pri, whole genome shotgun sequence includes these proteins:
- the IGSF10 gene encoding immunoglobulin superfamily member 10, translating into MMMVIGRRQKCFLGLFISFWFAALPNSSKACPKPCACYVSTEVHCTFRYLTVIPRQIQADVERINLGYNSLNKLGENDLSGLRRLELLMLHSNEIQTIHENAFKDLSSLQVLKMSYNKVKTLHKNTFHSLKNMVRLHMDHNKLEFLNPESFYGLTSLKLVHLEGNLLRQLHTDTFVTLRYIQIFKTSSIKHIYLSDNQLSSLPKEMFLYLTELEGIYLHGNPWSCECNLQWLTELPQQSRDMIKCKRDRAGIQCPMCAAPRKNKGKSLTEMLSDQLACEKPTIENIFKNKNVTNAEEGGFTAISSRDFVAPIGSLILNMTDQAGNEANLDCIVQRPTKMSPVTLDTKTEYTIMRTTFSSFLVCNLDYDYIQKLWGILAMYSDSPMKLKRDLLLTKTPYISYKYKQFISDDEVFTDIEAELRTEPSWLMQDVMTLQLDRTATTLNLLHIKYLVDVYVTIPNVVEWPLKNNWVMIMKTNQTKTEYSAVIGGTIEMDCHVMGEPAPAIEWVLPDGSKIKAPYISEEGRITITSNGKFILKAADRFDTGIYHCIGTNYIDADAISFRITVVSADVVEDDVNGAEFSVTNGEVLYLPCGSNGIPDASVSWILPDHSVIQKTLKNKQIFTNGTLKLEYITSSDSGHFRCIAANRFGLDILIFKVLVKEKTVKILDKKSLLDHHEGENQEGSGTEKEMEEDSKYSATGKAIEHKKIPIRNKYHGISPKHYGKFQGRNKVNKRIRGHRRQFKQNTRIDPQRWTEILEKTKQNINTQTQEIESSVKVENDEGRVSGEVEEPSGEGLLPVDEPFLILTTKYPTLKTQTDFTTANYINNFDSPSVWTTKTYGREKESVLMENKEMFTNSPKTSTLSDNIMKTSKPYFDTDTQSTTLDISFQPTTHSFLKSKPIEVITTPPTLSEASHVTTNSILPSTPNLLYVKPKDVINDLTTIHSLTIVPPNNINNPPTTNNYLSTIPEDITIPSTTSSYSQDTSPPSISEPLTISDTMQVTSHEIFQIQSTTSSDLNISSQEVLTNPQFEFSKFTTLPQNAINPTTTSTALSITPEISFSDQPTTSSHLNMASQNFVSKHLIQSYDMFSSSEDLTFRNPTTYSPLNVTVKEILTKAPVKPEDRTTNTPTDPNQFLRADMLKSKTYINTQNSVTSQPNIFSTSPFSTSSYVLRIPQTDFVQPLTKSQSATTPKHITVDDKHFFQSQNQKNLNTMVPGFSETSEEVENTNIIATDSSTKSSAKILISQTEIGPIYFHSTQKIISPQLPAGSTIITHQHIQILKDVTPFMPTIRRYGRRRISGRRRIIRPNRIPNIRDHRFKFVKTDVREKDQAITTQARISSKQILHSTSPPTTTSIPLLNEHTTYISRQTTYPKWSTTQQSKTIYDIDNTTVSSYISSTQHSTQNILKIKTEHISILNTSLQASTFEKINTTAQIPITTLLPDREEEKYSFSTSAPPTTKPRTASKILRRKIPWHRIFGSNQILQREILRKLRKTTSPTPAISSSIPTTSIPSKITKPSTSLLTHTEMPNETSTEPTTPLVITESMLRSTVYLADIINQTVSMEDITILPSKDLSSTATPMSFISTDMAVKQKQLKRKRLRNKNVFPTSVFLNKMSSINNTSTVAQSNIKIFNYMTTIASPAQSTMSHTISEVPNLLTEKVTKKQTVLQTTANNILLPTKKDNVLVKTTNTAKKSSQPINEMKSIPKQYTYSESMDKTYITTTGPTITKESNFKERITEKHHTIKTTPSYTSDIFTSSPALTKYREVNFPPALTTRSTKLNSVNVEKMFVPNLKNKNKTKTLGVTEKSITTTGLSDVKSQLHNMHSKPRIVGGKAASFTVLANSDAFIPCNAIGTPSPTILWTKVSSGTFLSKVRRGNKMEVFINGTLSIPSVSLEDRGQYLCVASNQHGSDRLLVTLSVITYPPRILQGRYKEITVHSGSSVNVKCQAEGRPFPTITWILANNGTIASETTVNNLRVFMQSNGTLTIKSTTIYDRGIYKCIATNQAGDDTLTVKIQVIAAPPFIVEEKRETLHATPGQNLKIPCTVKGNPHPSIYWVAFDGTKVKPLHYVNAKLFLFSNGTLFIRNVASSDSGHYECIATSSTGSERRVVNLVVQSSDTIPKIINASPKTTEMSFGGKLMLNCTATGEPKPRILWRLPSKAVVDQWHRMGSRIQVYPNGSLVVESVNEKDAGDYLCVARNKMGDDLILMKVSVTMKPAKIIQKHQLIKEVPYGKEFKVDCKVSGSPIPEVSWSLPDGTLINNVLQADDSGRRKRRYILFDNGTLYLNKVGINEGGDYICYAENTLGKDEMKVHITVVTAAPRITLNQKTHFKARAGQTAVLDCEANGEPKPKMFWLLPSSDMIATSHERYVLHDNGSLSVSQVKLLDAGEYMCVARNPAGDDTKLLKLEVLSNPPLINGLYSNRTVITDTAIKHSRKLINCKAEGSPPLQVMWIMPDNIYLTAPYHGSRIIVHMNGTLEIRNVRPSDTAEFTCVARNDGGESMLVVQLEVIDMLRRPMFKNPFNEKIIAKPGKMAILNCFADGNPAPEILWLLPNGTRFLNGQKYSKYHTGSNGTFIIYSPTKDDAGKYRCAARNKVGYIEKLIILEVGQKPTILTHPRGPIKSIIGETLALHCLSDGIPRPRVIWTLPSGYMIDRPHVNGKYMLFENGTLVVQDTTIHDRGNYLCKVMNNAGEAAISVPVMIVAYPPRITNKPPQSLHTRVGSAVHLNCMAIGIPKPEISWELPDLSVLSTASKGRPTGTELLHPQGTLVVQNPQSSDSGMYKCIAKNSLGTDTSTTYLRVI; encoded by the exons GTACAACAGTTTAAATAAGCTTGGGGAAAATGATTTATCTGGGTTAAGAAGGCTAGAATTGCTGATGTTACATAGTAATGAAATCCAGACCATTCATGAAAATGCTTTTAAGGACTTATCTTCTTTGCAG GTATTAAAAATGAGTTACAATAAAGTAAAAACTCTGCATAAGAACACTTTTCACAGCCTCAAAAATATGGTCAGATTACATATGGATCACAATAAGTTGGAATTTTTGAATCCTGAATCATTTTATGGACTTACATCATTAAAACTGGTGCACCTAGAAGGAAATCTTCTTAGACAGCTTCACACAGATACTTTTGTTACCTtgaggtatatacagatatttaaaacATCATCTATAAAGCACATCTATCTATCAGATAATCAGCTTTCTTCGCTACCTAAGGAAATGTTTTTGTATTTGACTGAGTTAGAAGGAATTTATCTCCATGGGAATCCATGGTCCTGTGAATGTAACTTACAATGGCTTACAGAATTGCCTCAACAATCTCGAG ATATGATAAAATGCAAGCGAGATCGTGCTGGTATCCAATGTCCAATGTGTGCTGCTCCTAGAAAAAATAAGGGCAAGTCATTAACTGAAATGTTATCTGATCAATTAGCATGTGAAAAACCAACTATAGAAAACATCTTTAAGAATAAAAATGTTACAAATGCAGAAGAAGGAGGTTTTACTGCTATATCATCAAGAGATTTTGTCGCTCCTATTGGCTCTCTAATATTAAACATGACAGACCAAGCTGGGAATGAAGCAAACTTGGATTGCATTGTTCAAAGACCAACAAAAATGTCACCAGTAACTTTAGATACAAAAACTGAATACACTATAATGAGGACTACATTCTCATCATTTCTAGTTTGCAACCTTGACTATGACTATATACAAAAGTTATGGGGTATATTGGCTATGTACAGTGATTCTCCAATGAAACTCAAGCGAGATCTATTGCTCACAAAAACACCTTACATCAGTTACAAATACAAGCAATTTATATCTGATGATGAGGTATTTACAGATATTGAAGCAGAGCTAAGGACTGAGCCAAGTTGGTTAATGCAAGACGTAATGACATTACAGTTAGACAGGACAGCAACAACACTTAACTTGCTACATATTAAATATTTAGTAGATGTATATGTTACTATACCAAATGTTGTTGAATGGCCTCTAAAAAACAACTGGGTAATGATTATGAAAACTAACCAAACAAAAACAGAATATTCTGCAGTTATTGGAGGTACTATAGAAATGGATTGCCATGTCATGGGGGAGCCAGCTCCTGCTATTGAGTGGGTTCTTCCTGATGGAAGTAAAATTAAAGCTCCATATATAAGTGAAGAGGGAAGGATAACAATTACAAGCAATGGAAAATTTATACTGAAGGCAGCAGACCGTTTTGACACCGGAATTTATCATTGTATTGGCACAAATTACATTGATGCTGATGCCATTTCTTTCAGAATTacagtggttagtgctgatgtggtAGAAGATGATGTTAATGGTGCTGAATTTTCAGTCACAAATGGAGAGGTCCTTTATCTTCCATGTGGGTCAAATGGTATACCGGATGCATCTGTGAGCTGGATTTTGCCAGACCACTCAGTGATACAgaagacattaaaaaacaaacaaattttcaCAAATGGGACATTAAAATTGGAATATATAACTTCAAGCGATAGTGGTCACTTTCGATGTATAGCAGCTAACCGATTTGGTCTTGACATCTTGATATTCAAAGTTTTGGTTAAAGAAAAAACGGTTAAAATATTAGACAAAAAAAGCTTACTAGATCATCATGAAGGTGAAAATCAGGAAGGCTCTGGGACTGAAAAAGAAATGGAAGAAGACAGCAAATATTCAGCCACAGGAAAGGCAATAGAACATAAAAAAATCCCAATAAGAAACAAATATCATGGCATATCTCCTAAACATTATGGCAAATTTCAAGGAAGAAATAAAGTAAACAAACGAATAAGAGGACATAGAAGACAGTTTAAACAGAATACAAGGATTGATCCTCAACGATGGACAGAaattttagaaaaaacaaaacagaatataAATACACAAACGCAAGAAATTGAAAGTTCTGTTAAAGTGGAAAATGATGAAGGGAGGGTTTCTGGTGAGGTTGAAGAACCATCAGGTGAAGGGCTGCTTCCTGTGGATGAACCATTTTTGATCTTAACAACTAAATATCCAACTTTAAAAACACAAACTGACTTTACCACGGCAAATTATATCAATAATTTTGATTCCCCCTCTGTTTGGACTACAAAGACATATGGAAGAGAAAAAGAAAGTGTTCTGATGGAAAATAAAGAAATGTTTACAAATTCTCCAAAAACGTCAACTTTGTCAGACAATATCATGAAGACAAGTAAACCTTATTTTGACACAGATACCCAGTCAACAACCCTAGATATCAGTTTTCAACCAACTACACACAGTTTTTTGAAAAGCAAACCAATTGAAGTAATTACAACACCACCAACTCTTTCAGAAGCAAGCCATGTAACAACAAACTCCATATTACCTTCTACTCCAAATCTCCTGTATGTAAAACCTAAAGATGTTATAAATGACTTAACCACAATTCATTCTTTAACTATAGTACCTCCTAATAACATTAATAATCCACCAACTACAAATAATTATTTATCTACCATACCAGAAGATATAACTATTCCATCTACAACTTCAAGTTATAGTCAGGATACTTCTCCACCGAGTATCTCAGAACCACTTACCATTTCAGACACCATGCAAGTTACATCTCATGAAATTTTTCAGATACAAAGTACTACATCAAGTGATTTGAATATTTCTTCCCAAGAAGTGTTAACTAACCCCCAATTTGAATTTAGTAAGTTCACTACTTTGCCTCAAAATGCCATTAACCCAACAACTACATCAACTGCCTTATCTATTACACCAGAAATTTCATTTTCAGATCAGCCAACAACATCATCACATTTGAATATGGCATCTCAAAACTTTGTAAGCAAGCACCTCATTCAATCATATGATATGTTTAGTTCATCTGAAGATCTTACATTCAGAAATCCAACTACTTACAGTCCATTAAATGTTACAGTAAAAGAAATTCTAACCAAAGCACCTGTAAAACCAGAAGACAGAACTACTAATACACCAACAGACCCCAACCAGTTTTTAAGAGCTGACATGTTAAAGTCAAAAACTTATATTAATACACAAAATAGTGTAACAAGTCAACCAAATATATTTTCTACTTCACCATTCTCCACTAGCAGTTATGTGCTTAGAATTCCCCAAACAGATTTTGTTCAACCTTTAACTAAGAGTCAATCAGCAACTACACCTAAGCATATTACAGTGGATGATAAACATTTTTTCCAATCCCAGAATCAAAAGAATCTCAATACAATGGTCCCTGGTTTCTCAGAAACCAGTGAAGAGGTGGAAAATACAAACATTATTGCTACTGATTCTTCAACTAAATCAAGTGCAAAAATACTTATATCACAGACAGAGATAGGTCCAATTTATTTTCACAGTACTCAAAAAATAATTTCACCTCAATTGCCTGCAGGTTCTACAATTATTACTCATCAGCACATCCAAATATTAAAAGATGTTACCCCATTTATGCCAACTATAAGGCGTTATGGACGGAGAAGAATTTCAGGCAGAAGAAGAATTATAAGGCCAAACCGAATTCCAAATATTAGAGATCACAGATTTAAATTTGTAAAGACAGATGTAAGAGAAAAAGACCAAGCTATCACAACACAGGCAAGAATTTCCAGTAAgcaaatattacatagtacatcTCCTCCTACAACTACATCCATTCCCCTTTTAAATGAACACACCACATATATTTCTCGACAGACTACATATCCAAAATGGAGCACTACTCAACAGTCTAAAACAATATATGATATTGATAATACCACTGTAAGCAGCTATATTTCATCTACACAGCATAGTACTCAAAACATACTTAAAATTAAAACAGAACACATATCCATTTTAAATACAAGTCTTCAAGCAAGTACTTTTGAGAAGATAAATACCACTGCACAAATTCCAATAACAACCTTACTACCTGATAGAGAAGAGGAAAAATACTCATTCTCTACATCTGCACCCCCTACAACAAAGCCTAGAACTGCTTCCaaaatattaagaaggaaaattccttGGCACAGAATATTTGGAAGTAATCAGATCCTTCAAAGAGAGATACTAAGGAAGCTTAGAAAAACTACTTCACCCACACCAGCAATTTCTAGCAGTATACCTACAACAAGTATTCCTTCAAAAATTACCAAACCCTCTACATCTCTACTGACCCACACTGAAATGCCTAATGAAACCAGCACAGAACCAACTACTCCACTTGTAATTACTGAGAGCATGCTAAGATCAACTGTTTATTTAGCAGATATAATTAATCAGACCGTATCTATGGAAgatataactattttacctagcaAAGACTTATCCAGTACTGCAACTCCAATGTCATTTATTTCTACAGACATGgcagtaaaacaaaaacaattaaaaagaaaaagactacGTAATAAGAATGTGTTTCCTACATCTGTATTTTTGAATAAGATGTCATCAATAAACAACACATCAACTGTTGCTCAATCTAACATAAAGATCTTTAATTATATGACAACTATAGCCAGTCCAGCACAGAGCACCATGTCACACACAATTTCCGAGGTTCCTAATCTTTTGACTGAGaaagtaacaaaaaaacaaacagtactCCAGACTACTGCAAATAATATCCTATTGCCCACAAAAAAAGATAATGTATTGGTTAAAACAACAAATACAGCAAAAAAATCCTCACAACCAATAAATGAGATGAAAAGCATTCCTAAACAATATACATATTCAGAATCAATGGACAAGACATATATCACTACTACTGGCCCAACAATTACTAAAGAATCTAATTTTAAAGAAAGAATCACAGAAAAACATCACACTATAAAAACTACACCATCTTATACATCAGATATATTTACAAGTTCTCCAGCTTTAACCAAATACAGAGAGGTAAATTTCCCTCCCGCTCTGACCACAagatcaactaaactaaattctgTAAATGTTGAGAAAATGTTTGTCCCTAATTTAAAAAACAAGAATAAAACCAAAACATTAGGTGTGACAGAAAAAAGTATAACAACAACTGGTCTTTCCGATGTAAAATCGCAGTTACATAATATGCACTCAAAACCTAGAATTGTTGGAGGAAAAGCTGCCAGTTTTACAGTTTTGGCTAATTCTGATGCTTTTATTCCATGCAATGCTATTGGAACTCCATCTCCAACAATACTCTGGACAAAAGTCTCATCAG GAACATTTTTATCTAAAGTCAGACGAGGAAACAAAATGGAAGTCTTTATTAATGGAACCCTCTCTATTCCAAGTGTAAGCCTAGAGGATAGGGGACAATATCTGTGTGTGGCCTCAAACCAACATGGCTCTGACCGGTTGCTTGTTACACTTTCTGTCATAACATACCCACCAAGGATACTACAGGGAAGATATAAAGAGATTACAGTGCACTCAGGGAGTTCTGTTAATGTAAAATGCCAGGCTGAGGGTCGACCTTTCCCTACCATTACCTGGATATTGGCTAATAATGGCACCATTGCATCTGAAACTACAGTGAACAACCTTCGTGTTTTTATGCAGTCAAATGGCACGCTCACAATCAAAAGTACAACAATATATGATCGTGGGATTTACAAATGTATAGCAACCAATCAAGCTGGAGATGATACCCTTACAGTAAAGATACAAGTAATTGCTGCACCTCCATTTATTGTGGAGGAGAAAAGAGAAACTCTTCATGCTACACCAGGGCAGAATCTAAAAATCCCTTGCACAGTGAAGGGAAACCCTCATCCCAGCATTTACTGGGTAGCTTTTGATGGGACAAAAGTGAAACCTTTGCATTATGTAAATGCAAAACTTTTCCTATTTTCTAATGGGACACTTTTTATCAGAAATGTGGCCTCTTCTGACAGTGGACATTATGAGTGCATTGCTACCAGTTCTACCGGATCTGAAAGGAGAGTTGTTAATCTCGTTGTGCAAAGCAGTGATACGATTCCAAAAATAATTAATGCCTCTCCAAAGACTACAGAGATGAGTTTTGGAGGTAAACTAATGCTAAACTGCACTGCAACAGGAGAACCAAAACCAAGAATACTATGGAGGCTACCGTCAAAAGCAGTAGTAGATCAGTGGCACAG AATGGGAAGCCGAATTCAAGTATATCCAAATGGTTCCCTTGTTGTTGAATCAGTGAATGAGAAAGATGCAGGCGATTATTTGTGTGTAGCAAGAAATAAAATGGGAGATGACCTGATATTGATGAAAGTGAGTGTGACAATGAAACCTGCCAAAATCATTCAAAAACACCAGCTTATAAAAGAAGTTCCTTATGGAAAAGAATTTAAGGTAGACTGCAAAGTCTCTGGATCGCCAATACCAGAAGTATCCTGGAGCTTGCCAGATGGCACTTTGATAAATAATGTACTCCAAGCTGATGACAGTGGTAGACGGAAACGAAGATACATTCTTTTTGATAATGGAACTTTATATCTTAATAAAGTAGGTATAAATGAAGGAGGAGATTATATATGTTATGCTGAAAATACCTTGGGTAAAGATGAAATGAAAGTGCACATCACAGTAGTGACAGCAGCTCCACGCATTACCCTAAATCAAAAGACACATTTTAAAGCAAGAGCTGGACAAACAGCTGTTTTAGACTGTGAAGCTAATGGAGAACCCAAACCTAAAAtgttttggttacttccatcaagTGATATGATTGCAACTTCTCATGAAAGATATGTTTTACATGATAATGGGTCCCTGTCAGTAAGTCAAGTTAAATTGCTGGATGCTGGAGAATACATGTGTGTGGCTCGTAATCCTGCAGGCGATGACACCAAGCTACTAAAGTTGGAAGTTCTATCAAATCCACCACTTATAAATGGATTGTACTCAAATAGAACAGTAATTACAGACACAGCTATAAAACACTCTAGAAAACTCATTAACTGCAAAGCAGAAGGATCACCACCACTTCAAGTCATGTGGATTATGCCAGATAACATTTACTTGACGGCACCATATCATGGAAGTAGAATAATTGTGCATATGAATGGAACATTGGAAATCAGAAATGTAAGACCTTCAGATACAGCTGAATTCACTTGTGTTGCTCGTAATGATGGAGGGGAAAGCATGTTAGTTGTGCAGCTTGAAGTCATTGATATGCTTAGAAGGCCAATGTTTAAGAATCCATTTAATGAGAAAATAATAGCTAAACCAGGAAAAATGGCCATACTAAATTGTTTTGCAGATGGGAATCCTGCTCCAGAAATATTATGGCTCTTGCCAAATGGGACACGGTTTTTAAATGGACAGAAGTATTCTAAATATCATACAGGAAGCAatggtacttttattatttatagtcCAACAAAAGATGATGCAGGAAAATACAGATGTGCAGCGAGGAACAAGGTTGGTTACATTGAGAAGCTCATTATTTTGGAGGTTGGCCAGAAACCTACAATTCTTACACATCCAAGAGGGCCAATAAAGAGTATTATTGGGGAAACACTTGCCCTACATTGTCTTTCTGATGGAATACCCAGGCCCAGAGTAATCTGGACCCTTCCAAGTGGCTATATGATAGACAGGCCTCACGTCAATGGAAAATATATGCTGTTTGAAAATGGTACCTTAGTCGTTCAAGACACAACCATCCATGATAGAGGAAACTATCTTTGTAAAGTTATGAACAATGCAGGGGAGGCAGCAATTAGTGTGCCTGTTATGATTGTAGCATATCCTCCAAGGATTACAAATAAACCTCCACAGAGCCTACATACAAGAGTCGGCTCCGCTGTACATCTCAACTGCATGGCCATAGGGATACCAAAGCCAGAGATCAGCTGGGAGTTACCAGACCTCTCTGTATTATCAACGGCTAGTAAAGGTCGTCCCACAGGAACTGAGCTTCTTCATCCGCAAGGCACATTAGTTGTTCAGAATCCACAAAGTTCTGATTCCGGAATGTACAAATGCATAGCAAAAAATTCTCTTGGTACTGATACTAGCACAACATATTTGAGAGTAATTTGA